The following are encoded in a window of Mycoplasmopsis bovis PG45 genomic DNA:
- a CDS encoding replication-associated recombination protein A, which yields MNNLANELRPKTLDDIIGQKQVVDLLKKVAKDRIHSSFIFFGESGTGKTSSAVALANDLGLKYNYFNASVNSKAELTKMLSDNEVLIIDEIHRLNKDKQDILLSYLEFDKIIIYATTTENPYFRVNPALRSRMQILQFTKLSEDEMFEGVKLNLKKHFPNYEMDDSTIKVFVKLSNGDYRSCLNNLQMLVLMTKNKQISLDDIKKFVPNISFYSDENSSSHYNNLSAFHKSLRGSDVDASLYYGAIILKSGDLQGLFRRLIACSYEDVGFADPNLQLRVKNAIESAEMLGLPEAKLPIFYAIISVALAPKSNSMYIAMQNVENYIDAGNIYDVPKFLRDGHYASASKLGDSIGYKYPHDFPNHFVKQEYLPKEAKGKRFFLPMETDSKRITEYYKFIKQLKGEKDEL from the coding sequence ATGAATAATTTGGCAAATGAACTAAGACCTAAGACATTAGATGACATTATTGGGCAAAAACAAGTGGTTGATTTACTTAAGAAAGTTGCGAAAGATAGAATTCATTCTAGCTTTATTTTCTTTGGAGAGTCAGGAACTGGTAAAACTTCATCGGCAGTGGCTCTGGCAAATGATTTAGGCTTAAAATATAATTATTTTAATGCATCAGTTAACTCCAAGGCTGAATTAACCAAAATGCTGTCTGATAATGAAGTTTTGATTATTGATGAAATACACAGATTAAACAAAGACAAACAAGATATCTTGCTTTCATACTTAGAATTTGACAAAATTATAATTTATGCAACCACTACTGAAAATCCATATTTTAGAGTTAACCCAGCTTTAAGAAGCAGAATGCAAATATTACAATTTACAAAGTTAAGCGAAGATGAAATGTTTGAAGGGGTGAAATTAAATCTAAAAAAACATTTTCCAAATTATGAAATGGATGACTCGACAATAAAAGTTTTTGTTAAGTTGTCAAATGGAGATTACAGATCTTGTCTTAATAACTTACAGATGTTGGTTTTAATGACCAAAAATAAACAAATTAGCTTAGATGATATTAAAAAATTTGTGCCAAACATATCATTTTACAGTGACGAAAATTCATCCTCGCATTACAATAACCTTTCAGCATTTCATAAATCATTAAGAGGTTCTGATGTTGATGCATCGCTGTATTATGGTGCGATAATACTAAAATCTGGTGATTTACAAGGTCTATTTAGAAGACTTATTGCTTGTAGTTATGAAGATGTTGGATTTGCTGATCCAAATTTGCAACTAAGAGTTAAAAATGCAATTGAATCGGCCGAAATGCTTGGCTTACCAGAAGCAAAACTACCTATTTTTTATGCAATTATTTCTGTGGCATTGGCTCCAAAAAGTAATTCTATGTATATAGCTATGCAAAATGTAGAAAATTATATTGATGCTGGCAATATATATGATGTTCCTAAGTTTTTGAGAGATGGACACTATGCTTCAGCTTCAAAATTAGGTGATTCTATAGGTTATAAATATCCGCACGATTTTCCTAATCATTTTGTAAAACAGGAATATTTGCCAAAGGAAGCTAAAGGCAAGAGGTTCTTTTTACCAATGGAAACAGATTCGAAAAGAATAACGGAATACTACAAATTTATTAAGCAATTAAAAGGAGAAAAAGATGAGCTCTAA
- the pheS gene encoding phenylalanine--tRNA ligase subunit alpha — protein MSSKINWDEIKTFEQYKQAKNLAFGPGSEIEELKSKIKSSNPEERKLIGIKISEIKSFYELKFKEIEEKLEKDKINKIIENEFIDVTKPLKQLGSLHPISIIEQRLRDWFTQNGYFEAVGGEITNEEYNFERLNIPNNHPARASHDSLYITNNILLRTHNTGITAYELEKNANKCANIFSIGKVYRNDEDDATHSHQFTQLDFVSVGQQVSFPNLIWTLKSLLSYVFEEELEIRLRPSYFPFTEPSVEVDIFYKNKWIEVLGAGMLHSNVMKKAGYDSKKFYGFAAGLGLERLTMIKYAISDIRYLYKNDLRTLLQFKNEK, from the coding sequence ATGAGCTCTAAAATAAATTGAGATGAAATTAAAACTTTTGAACAATACAAACAGGCTAAGAATTTAGCTTTTGGACCTGGTAGTGAAATAGAAGAGCTTAAATCAAAGATAAAGAGCTCAAATCCTGAAGAAAGAAAATTAATAGGAATCAAAATTAGTGAAATTAAATCATTTTATGAACTTAAGTTTAAAGAAATTGAAGAAAAGTTAGAAAAAGATAAAATAAATAAGATTATTGAAAATGAATTTATTGATGTAACTAAACCTTTAAAGCAATTAGGATCGCTCCATCCTATTAGCATTATTGAGCAAAGGTTAAGAGATTGATTTACACAAAACGGCTATTTTGAAGCCGTTGGTGGCGAAATTACAAATGAGGAATATAACTTTGAAAGACTTAATATTCCAAATAATCATCCAGCCAGAGCTTCTCATGATTCACTTTATATAACAAACAATATTTTATTAAGAACCCATAACACTGGAATCACTGCTTATGAATTAGAAAAAAACGCCAATAAATGCGCCAATATTTTTTCAATTGGTAAAGTTTATAGAAATGATGAGGATGATGCAACGCACTCGCATCAATTTACACAGCTTGACTTTGTAAGTGTAGGACAGCAAGTTAGTTTTCCAAACTTAATATGAACTCTTAAGTCGCTTCTATCATATGTGTTTGAAGAAGAATTAGAAATCAGATTAAGACCAAGTTATTTCCCTTTTACTGAGCCTAGCGTTGAAGTTGACATTTTTTACAAAAATAAATGAATCGAAGTCCTAGGAGCAGGAATGTTACATTCTAATGTAATGAAAAAAGCAGGATATGATAGTAAAAAGTTTTATGGTTTTGCTGCTGGTTTGGGCTTAGAAAGGCTCACAATGATCAAGTACGCAATAAGCGACATTAGATATTTATATAAAAATGATTTAAGAACACTTTTACAATTTAAAAATGAAAAATAA
- a CDS encoding uracil-DNA glycosylase, which translates to MKNKFDEFIENESKKEYFIDLFALIENESKSNNIFPSKDKIFECLKYSNPEELKLIIIGQDPYYKKGYADGLAFSTENKHCPKSLENIITELKKDYPSALVETFSLKSWAKNHILLLNSVLTVSEDKPNSHSGFGWEIFISNLLDFILELNCNVIFGIWGKKAYSLIKDKVDDKRIIYTSHPSPLSYSKTNHSFKDSNFFKKVNAKLTNPIDFSIRKEN; encoded by the coding sequence ATGAAAAATAAATTTGATGAATTTATTGAGAACGAGTCCAAAAAAGAATATTTTATAGATCTATTTGCCTTAATTGAAAACGAATCTAAAAGCAATAATATTTTTCCTAGTAAGGACAAAATATTTGAATGCCTTAAATATAGTAATCCTGAAGAGCTGAAATTAATTATTATCGGGCAGGATCCATATTACAAAAAAGGATATGCTGACGGGCTAGCGTTTAGTACAGAGAACAAACATTGTCCAAAAAGTTTAGAAAACATTATAACTGAGCTAAAAAAAGACTATCCAAGTGCCCTAGTTGAAACATTTAGTTTAAAATCTTGAGCTAAAAATCATATCTTATTATTAAATAGCGTTCTAACTGTTAGTGAAGATAAGCCTAATAGTCATAGCGGTTTTGGATGAGAAATATTTATTTCTAATCTGCTTGATTTTATACTAGAACTAAACTGTAATGTTATTTTTGGCATATGGGGAAAGAAGGCCTATTCATTAATCAAGGACAAAGTCGATGATAAAAGAATAATTTATACTTCTCATCCTTCTCCTTTAAGTTATTCAAAAACAAATCATAGTTTTAAGGACTCAAATTTTTTTAAAAAAGTAAATGCCAAATTGACCAATCCAATTGATTTTAGCATACGAAAGGAAAATTAA
- a CDS encoding phenylalanine--tRNA ligase subunit beta, with product MIVSLKELNKYMPEIKLDSSIEKSINDLGYEVESITKFSDVEGVKFGYVLDVYKNENSKNLNVVNIKTNSGNITIQTTASNVKKDSWIVAFVEGAKKGEIVFGKKEMAGIVSNGMLASFSELGYDSSLLPFDPNEVILLDDSSINENMNPMDYFGLDDYIIDITTPANRAESNSYYVLAMELAAFYNTKFVWPDLSPKDHYRFRSNIKVLKDEASELTFFEAKIKNKKTSLQDILFLVKHGINAKGIYAIDLTNITLLVTGSPAHVYDKNKIGKSLTCSKFSGEIEILGGKKINVSDVLAIKDENKVLSLASVMGCESSAVDENTKEVVFEVGLFDPLLVRHSAREIKIDSASSIQAGRLLNAQISFNGISFLKYKSGIDGQVVSQIINLPKIRKGKSIIQSRKKLSIYANCNIKDLTKFDSVEQTLKKIGFSMDKNRVIAPTYRTDIQNYEDVIEEYFRFYGYSNFSATSPKLESFKISHKVDNKNILQSMGYNEIRTFSLVSSESNKFNPFNFEKTVKLMTFVSKEREEIRNSIVPSLLESADFNLKRKISNISFFEHGMINDNKFVYGLLSNEKTFEQMRQDVFNFLKVDNLEFVPFRDNEFIHLNVSAKIFHNGNFIGWIGKVHPTVNSSNLWVAEFMNIESVQKSKIEFSTYDSSPLKSIDLTFTINKNEPLRDTISKINAIAKLFNIQQIDSFDNGEKRNVTLRLTGTTEEISKINEVFNKK from the coding sequence ATGATAGTTTCTCTTAAAGAACTTAATAAATATATGCCGGAAATTAAACTTGACAGCTCGATTGAGAAAAGTATAAATGATTTAGGATATGAGGTTGAAAGCATAACAAAATTTAGTGATGTAGAAGGTGTTAAATTTGGTTATGTGCTTGATGTTTATAAAAATGAAAATAGCAAAAACTTAAATGTTGTTAACATAAAAACCAATTCAGGGAATATAACAATCCAAACTACAGCCTCAAATGTTAAAAAAGACTCTTGAATAGTTGCTTTTGTCGAAGGTGCTAAGAAAGGCGAGATTGTCTTTGGCAAGAAAGAAATGGCTGGCATAGTTTCTAACGGTATGCTTGCTAGTTTTTCTGAATTGGGTTATGACAGTTCACTGCTTCCTTTCGATCCAAATGAGGTTATTTTATTGGATGATTCGTCAATTAATGAAAATATGAATCCAATGGACTATTTTGGATTAGATGACTATATTATAGATATAACTACGCCCGCAAATAGAGCCGAAAGCAATTCATATTATGTTTTAGCAATGGAGTTAGCAGCATTCTATAATACAAAATTTGTATGACCAGATTTATCACCAAAGGATCATTATCGTTTTAGAAGTAATATTAAAGTTTTAAAAGATGAAGCTAGTGAATTAACATTTTTTGAAGCTAAAATAAAGAATAAAAAAACAAGTTTACAGGATATTTTATTTCTAGTTAAGCATGGGATAAATGCTAAGGGCATTTATGCAATTGATTTAACAAATATTACGCTTTTAGTAACTGGCTCTCCTGCTCATGTTTATGACAAAAATAAGATTGGAAAATCGTTAACTTGCTCTAAATTTAGTGGCGAAATTGAAATTTTAGGTGGCAAAAAAATTAATGTTTCTGATGTTCTTGCTATTAAGGATGAAAATAAGGTTTTATCACTAGCATCTGTTATGGGTTGTGAGAGTTCTGCAGTTGATGAAAATACTAAAGAAGTTGTGTTTGAAGTAGGATTATTTGATCCATTATTAGTTCGTCATAGTGCTAGAGAAATAAAAATTGACTCAGCGTCATCAATTCAAGCTGGCAGGTTACTTAATGCTCAAATATCATTTAACGGAATTTCCTTTTTAAAGTATAAATCAGGCATAGATGGTCAAGTTGTTAGTCAGATTATTAATCTGCCAAAAATTAGAAAAGGCAAATCAATTATCCAAAGCAGAAAAAAATTATCCATATATGCTAACTGCAACATTAAGGACTTAACAAAGTTTGACAGTGTTGAGCAGACTCTTAAGAAAATTGGTTTTTCAATGGACAAAAATAGAGTTATTGCACCAACATATAGAACCGATATCCAAAATTATGAAGATGTTATTGAAGAGTATTTCAGATTCTATGGATATAGCAATTTTTCTGCAACTAGTCCAAAGTTAGAATCATTTAAAATTTCCCATAAAGTTGATAATAAAAATATTCTGCAGTCAATGGGCTACAATGAGATAAGAACTTTTAGTTTAGTGTCATCGGAATCAAATAAATTTAATCCTTTTAATTTTGAAAAAACAGTAAAATTGATGACATTTGTTTCAAAGGAAAGAGAAGAAATTAGAAACTCAATAGTACCATCCTTATTAGAATCAGCAGATTTCAATTTAAAAAGAAAGATAAGTAATATTTCATTTTTTGAGCACGGAATGATTAATGACAATAAATTTGTTTACGGTTTATTGTCAAATGAGAAAACATTTGAACAAATGAGGCAAGATGTTTTTAACTTCCTAAAAGTTGATAATTTAGAATTTGTTCCATTCAGGGATAATGAATTCATTCATCTTAATGTGTCTGCTAAAATTTTCCATAATGGCAATTTTATAGGCTGAATTGGAAAAGTTCATCCAACTGTGAATTCATCAAATTTATGAGTTGCTGAATTTATGAATATTGAAAGTGTGCAAAAGTCAAAAATAGAATTTAGCACCTATGATTCAAGTCCATTGAAGTCAATTGATTTAACCTTTACTATTAACAAAAATGAGCCACTCAGGGACACAATTAGTAAAATTAATGCTATTGCTAAATTATTCAACATCCAACAAATCGATTCATTTGATAATGGCGAAAAAAGAAATGTTACTCTAAGGCTGACTGGAACCACTGAAGAAATAAGCAAAATTAATGAAGTATTTAATAAAAAGTAG
- the glyA gene encoding serine hydroxymethyltransferase has product MYKKIILNDKEIESAINNEVDRQNEHIELIASENYVSDDVLTAVGSVLTNKYGEGYPGKRYYGGCENVDVVETLAIERLKKLFGVRFANVQPYSGSVANAAALASLANPGEKIMGLDLSSGGHLTHGYKISFSGIFYNSITYSVNNEGFLDYEAIKELAIKEKPKVIICGYSAYSRVVDFKKFREIADACGAKLMADIAHIAGLIAGGVHPSPVPYADIITSTTHKTLRGARGAIIMTNDEELAKKINRWVFPGYQGGPLFHAIAGKAVAFGEALKPEYIEYAQNIVKNAKEFSNYFIKQGDSIVSGGTDNHLFTIDVNKSYGISGLQAEKILGKFNITVNKNTVPFDKLSPAVTSGIRIGTAAMTSRKFTKWNELGSIMHEILQNCVEFSENEEKHSHRIAELKKQVSDLTSEFPIITKY; this is encoded by the coding sequence ATGTATAAGAAAATAATTTTGAACGATAAAGAGATTGAAAGTGCAATCAATAATGAAGTAGATAGACAAAATGAGCACATTGAACTTATTGCTTCTGAAAATTATGTAAGCGATGATGTCTTAACTGCTGTCGGTAGTGTTTTAACCAATAAATATGGTGAAGGATATCCGGGAAAAAGATATTATGGTGGCTGTGAAAATGTAGATGTTGTTGAAACATTAGCTATTGAGAGATTAAAAAAGCTTTTTGGTGTTAGATTTGCAAATGTTCAGCCTTATTCAGGATCAGTTGCGAATGCTGCTGCTCTAGCATCATTAGCTAATCCGGGTGAAAAAATTATGGGACTAGACCTATCTTCAGGCGGACATCTTACTCATGGATATAAGATAAGTTTTAGTGGAATTTTTTATAACTCAATTACTTATTCTGTCAATAATGAAGGTTTTTTAGACTATGAAGCAATTAAAGAGTTAGCTATTAAAGAAAAACCAAAGGTTATTATTTGCGGTTATTCTGCTTACTCCAGAGTTGTTGATTTCAAAAAGTTTAGAGAAATAGCTGATGCTTGCGGCGCAAAATTGATGGCAGATATAGCGCACATAGCTGGATTAATAGCTGGTGGTGTTCACCCTTCACCTGTGCCATATGCTGATATTATAACTTCTACAACGCATAAAACACTAAGAGGCGCAAGGGGCGCTATTATTATGACAAATGATGAAGAGCTTGCCAAAAAAATTAATAGATGAGTATTTCCAGGGTATCAAGGTGGGCCATTGTTTCATGCAATAGCCGGTAAGGCAGTTGCTTTTGGCGAAGCTTTAAAACCTGAATATATCGAGTATGCACAAAATATTGTCAAAAATGCGAAAGAATTTTCTAATTACTTTATAAAACAGGGAGATTCGATTGTTTCTGGTGGGACTGATAATCACTTGTTTACGATTGATGTAAACAAAAGCTATGGAATTTCTGGCTTACAAGCAGAAAAAATATTAGGCAAATTTAATATAACAGTTAACAAGAATACAGTTCCATTTGATAAACTAAGTCCTGCTGTTACTTCGGGAATCAGAATAGGAACAGCAGCCATGACCTCTAGAAAATTCACCAAATGAAATGAATTAGGTTCTATAATGCATGAAATTTTGCAAAATTGCGTTGAGTTTAGTGAAAATGAAGAAAAACACTCACATAGAATAGCCGAATTGAAAAAACAAGTATCTGACTTAACTAGTGAGTTCCCAATTATTACTAAATATTAG